A genomic window from Anthocerotibacter panamensis C109 includes:
- a CDS encoding GumC family protein, whose product MVPITKGLEGERRASRLEGRWLTLLALNGSLLAAAAIYLLYAPRVWESSFQVKVAAPQAKVTTNVNEPGAANITDNAAAPPGGDLLDPAQVQKEILLSNSVLRETAKRLDLSPKEVARMLQARPGYKTGILQVEVRASSAEEAQHHARVLLTTYLERTTRLDQDQVSSQKQALKLALDNSGQELGQAEVNLAQVRTKTGLIDDLEHLQKLTNLKLELEQQRVLALSQLKAMTAQTESLQRNLEATPAAAVLDLRLSTYTPYRTAQTDLDQVERLLAQNRAKYTDTNPKVAVLLAQRKELAQLVRQREQEVLQGGPALAYENTGTGAFTGLLSQLVLNQAQAKGYNAQIRSIAGELAQLDAKIRAVPAAQQKVSEARRRYTIAQGVFNNILAQYQSLQLSELGFSPKVQVLDPPTLPDEPSSPKTLVVLAGALAVGAFSSVALLMWQSRRKGGLGMDNHLLGRAGAEV is encoded by the coding sequence ATGGTCCCTATTACTAAAGGACTCGAAGGGGAGCGCCGAGCCTCCCGCTTGGAGGGGCGCTGGCTGACCTTGCTGGCCCTCAACGGCAGTTTGCTGGCAGCAGCGGCTATCTATTTACTCTATGCCCCCCGGGTCTGGGAATCTTCCTTCCAGGTCAAGGTTGCAGCCCCCCAAGCCAAGGTCACCACCAATGTCAATGAGCCCGGAGCCGCCAACATCACCGACAACGCGGCGGCTCCTCCCGGCGGTGACCTGCTCGACCCGGCCCAAGTACAAAAAGAAATCTTGCTCTCCAACTCGGTGCTGCGCGAGACTGCCAAACGGCTCGATCTGTCCCCCAAAGAGGTAGCGCGGATGCTCCAGGCACGCCCCGGCTATAAGACGGGTATCCTCCAGGTAGAAGTCCGGGCCAGTAGCGCCGAAGAGGCCCAACACCACGCCCGAGTCCTGCTCACTACCTATCTGGAGCGCACTACCCGCTTGGATCAAGACCAAGTCTCCAGCCAGAAACAAGCGCTCAAACTCGCCCTTGACAATTCGGGACAGGAATTGGGTCAAGCCGAGGTCAATCTGGCTCAAGTGCGGACTAAGACCGGGCTCATTGACGACTTGGAGCACCTGCAAAAGCTCACGAACCTCAAGCTGGAACTCGAACAGCAACGGGTGCTGGCCCTGTCGCAGCTCAAGGCGATGACCGCTCAGACCGAGTCCCTACAGCGCAATCTGGAAGCGACGCCCGCCGCCGCAGTCCTCGATCTGCGCCTGAGTACCTACACGCCCTACCGCACGGCCCAGACCGACCTCGACCAGGTGGAGCGCCTGTTGGCCCAAAACCGGGCCAAGTACACAGACACCAATCCCAAAGTCGCCGTCCTACTCGCCCAGCGCAAAGAATTAGCCCAACTGGTCCGGCAACGGGAACAAGAGGTACTCCAGGGCGGTCCAGCCCTGGCCTACGAAAACACCGGCACCGGGGCTTTCACGGGCTTACTCTCGCAACTGGTCCTCAATCAGGCTCAGGCCAAAGGCTACAACGCTCAGATCCGGTCTATTGCCGGGGAGCTTGCGCAACTCGACGCCAAGATCCGCGCCGTGCCCGCCGCCCAGCAAAAAGTGAGCGAGGCCCGCCGCCGCTACACGATTGCCCAGGGGGTCTTCAACAATATCCTGGCCCAGTACCAGAGCCTCCAGCTCAGTGAGCTGGGCTTTTCGCCCAAGGTGCAGGTTCTGGACCCGCCCACCTTGCCGGATGAGCCCAGTTCTCCTAAGACCCTAGTGGTCCTGGCGGGGGCGCTCGCGGTCGGGGCTTTCAGCTCGGTTGCGCTGCTGATGTGGCAGAGCCGCCGCAAGGGAGGTCTAGGGATGGACAACCATCTGCTGGGACGTGCGGGGGCTGAGGTCTAG
- a CDS encoding histidine kinase dimerization/phospho-acceptor domain-containing protein, with amino-acid sequence MGNQFFAGERGNLSLEALQHAVEVLETHNRQLMEAIEFQHGYYQDLLDFAPDGYLVTNTAGVILEANRAAVQLLRSPTVLVGDSLGKFMDPTAVLLQDQLQRLQRVGRLEWQVRLFPQGAVPFDSSLTVAIIQDQAGKVPVLRWRVRDITTEKLREAEYQRVVAQLAQTHPLQDPGHLLQTVAQHLRAPVTNLKLALHLLRTGLRPQPQARYLEVLEHEGKRQIQILDSLLELAQLESGARSPVLEFIDLSEWLPCLARPFAQRAQERNRSFVLDLAEGIVGLTTDFSALHRILVEFLGHCEPTREGALALQVTVHDALVFTVWGQDLSGQERSLSPLTSRLIEKLAQMLRAVVRIEGTAAGRICTLELGR; translated from the coding sequence ATGGGGAACCAATTCTTTGCAGGAGAACGGGGGAACCTTTCTCTCGAAGCGTTACAGCACGCCGTAGAAGTGCTCGAGACCCACAACAGACAACTGATGGAAGCGATTGAGTTCCAGCACGGATACTATCAAGACCTGCTTGATTTTGCTCCAGATGGCTATCTGGTGACCAATACCGCAGGAGTAATTCTGGAGGCGAACCGGGCGGCGGTCCAGCTATTGCGGTCGCCCACGGTCCTGGTTGGGGATTCTTTGGGGAAATTTATGGACCCGACGGCGGTCCTCTTGCAAGACCAACTCCAGCGCCTACAGCGGGTCGGTCGCCTCGAATGGCAGGTCCGCCTCTTCCCACAGGGGGCTGTGCCTTTTGACAGTAGCCTCACAGTAGCTATCATCCAGGACCAAGCGGGCAAAGTGCCCGTCCTGCGCTGGCGGGTGCGCGACATCACTACCGAAAAGCTCCGGGAGGCCGAATATCAGCGGGTTGTGGCCCAACTAGCCCAGACGCATCCCCTCCAAGACCCAGGCCACCTTTTGCAGACAGTGGCCCAACACCTGCGCGCCCCGGTCACAAACCTCAAGCTCGCTTTGCATCTGCTGCGCACCGGCTTGCGCCCTCAGCCGCAGGCCCGCTATCTGGAGGTCTTAGAGCACGAAGGAAAACGCCAGATCCAGATCCTCGACAGCCTGCTGGAGTTGGCGCAACTGGAGTCAGGAGCCCGCAGCCCTGTCCTGGAGTTTATCGACCTCTCGGAATGGTTGCCCTGTCTGGCTCGTCCCTTCGCGCAACGGGCTCAGGAGCGCAACCGGTCGTTTGTCTTGGACCTGGCGGAGGGAATTGTGGGCCTGACCACGGACTTTAGTGCTTTGCACCGTATCTTGGTGGAATTCCTAGGGCACTGTGAACCGACCCGAGAGGGAGCCCTAGCCTTGCAGGTAACGGTTCACGATGCGCTTGTGTTTACGGTCTGGGGTCAAGATCTGAGCGGACAGGAGCGCAGCTTGAGCCCCCTGACGAGCAGATTGATCGAGAAGCTAGCGCAGATGCTGAGGGCTGTAGTGCGCATCGAGGGCACCGCCGCAGGCCGGATCTGCACGTTGGAGTTGGGCCGCTAG
- the recG gene encoding ATP-dependent DNA helicase RecG codes for MDDEWRTRITQALRVEAEKGFPNLQGNRYRFAEFLALTFSEPAPPHLPAQERNLWSLLPTLYRRYDYLPPEERAHLVHRTRHLIEPAPAPKTPPKKNRSMPVGLADPLTALAGIGPKFALQLERLGLKTVGDALRYYPRDYVDYSRRTTIKQIKEGESVTLMGKVRRVNCFTSPRNKKLTILDLTVGDGSGQMKVSQFFRGQQFAHIGWQQKLKQGYPIGATVALSGLVKTSKYGLTLDKPEIEVLALDGDIHSNTIGRIVPIYPLAEGVSVTVVREAIRACLPAAHALQDYFPQSWLTRLDLPSLPQALLDIHFPEDSAHGDRARRRIVFEEFFFLQLGLLLRREERRRVERGQAVPFQTQGALIEQFYHMLPFQLTRAQQRVIAEVLDDLSAPKPMNRLVQGDVGSGKTVVAVAAILAALQSGYQAAFMAPTEVLAEQHYRKLVAWFALMHQPVELLTGSTRSGPRREMLRQLATGELSVLVGTHALIQQTVQFYNLGLVVIDEQHRFGVGQRAQLQHKGRNPDLLTMTATPIPRTLALTLYGDLDVSEIDELPPGRQPIQTTILTPQQRAQAYQFCAREIAQGRQVYVVLPLVEESEKVDLRSALEEHHRLQHEVFPQLRVGLLHGKMKSAEKDLVLTQFRQHQLDILVSTTVIEVGVDVPNATVMLIEHAERFGLAQLHQLRGRVGRGAAQSYCLLMHYTQSEAAQQRLQVLVNFQDGFAIAEMDLRLRGPGAVLGTRQSGLPDLALSSLSTDQQTLTLARQEAQHLLQRDPALKDHPLLHQEVQRRLEKQLGAQVLN; via the coding sequence GTGGATGATGAGTGGCGTACTCGCATTACCCAAGCCCTCCGGGTCGAGGCTGAGAAGGGATTTCCTAATCTTCAGGGGAATCGCTACCGCTTTGCTGAGTTTTTGGCTCTGACCTTCAGTGAACCTGCTCCTCCCCATCTGCCGGCGCAAGAGCGCAACCTATGGTCGCTGTTGCCCACGTTGTACCGCCGCTATGACTACCTCCCCCCCGAGGAACGAGCGCACCTTGTCCACCGGACCCGCCATCTGATCGAGCCCGCCCCCGCCCCCAAGACCCCCCCCAAAAAAAACCGATCTATGCCTGTGGGACTCGCCGATCCCCTGACCGCCCTGGCGGGGATCGGCCCCAAATTTGCCCTCCAATTGGAGCGCCTTGGGCTCAAGACCGTGGGGGACGCGCTGCGCTACTACCCCCGCGACTACGTGGACTACAGCCGCCGCACGACAATCAAGCAGATCAAAGAGGGCGAGAGTGTCACCCTGATGGGCAAAGTCCGCCGGGTCAACTGCTTCACCAGCCCGCGCAACAAAAAGCTCACCATCTTAGACTTAACGGTCGGGGACGGTAGCGGTCAGATGAAGGTCAGCCAGTTTTTTAGGGGTCAGCAATTCGCCCATATCGGCTGGCAGCAAAAATTGAAACAGGGTTATCCCATCGGGGCGACCGTTGCTCTGAGTGGTCTGGTCAAGACCAGTAAGTACGGACTGACCCTAGACAAGCCCGAGATTGAAGTCCTCGCCCTAGACGGGGATATCCACTCCAACACGATTGGGCGCATTGTACCTATCTATCCGCTCGCTGAGGGCGTGAGCGTGACGGTGGTCCGCGAGGCGATCCGCGCTTGCCTACCTGCCGCTCATGCCCTCCAAGACTATTTCCCCCAGTCCTGGCTGACCCGGTTGGATCTGCCCTCTTTGCCGCAGGCTCTTTTGGATATCCACTTCCCGGAGGACTCAGCCCATGGAGACCGGGCACGCAGACGGATTGTCTTTGAGGAATTTTTCTTTTTGCAGTTAGGGCTGCTGCTGCGCCGCGAAGAGCGCCGTCGGGTAGAGCGGGGGCAAGCGGTCCCCTTTCAGACCCAAGGGGCGCTGATCGAACAGTTTTATCACATGCTGCCCTTCCAGCTCACCCGCGCCCAACAGCGGGTGATCGCCGAAGTGCTGGATGATCTTAGCGCCCCAAAGCCGATGAACCGTCTCGTCCAAGGGGATGTGGGTTCCGGGAAGACCGTTGTGGCGGTGGCTGCGATCCTGGCGGCCCTCCAGTCGGGCTACCAAGCGGCCTTTATGGCCCCGACCGAAGTCCTAGCTGAGCAACACTACCGCAAACTGGTAGCGTGGTTCGCCCTCATGCACCAGCCCGTCGAGCTACTCACCGGCTCCACCCGCAGTGGCCCGCGCCGCGAGATGCTCCGCCAACTGGCTACCGGCGAACTGAGCGTCTTGGTCGGCACCCACGCGCTGATCCAACAGACCGTGCAGTTTTACAACCTCGGGCTGGTGGTCATCGACGAACAACACCGCTTCGGCGTGGGCCAGCGCGCCCAACTCCAGCACAAGGGCCGCAACCCGGACCTGTTGACCATGACTGCCACCCCAATTCCTCGTACCTTAGCGCTCACCCTCTACGGCGACTTGGATGTGAGTGAGATCGACGAACTCCCTCCAGGCCGTCAGCCCATCCAGACCACCATCCTCACCCCCCAACAACGCGCCCAGGCGTATCAATTTTGTGCTCGGGAGATCGCCCAAGGGCGACAGGTCTACGTCGTCTTGCCCCTGGTCGAGGAATCCGAAAAAGTAGACCTGCGCTCGGCGCTGGAGGAGCACCACCGCCTGCAACACGAAGTTTTTCCCCAGCTCAGGGTCGGCCTGCTCCACGGCAAGATGAAGAGCGCCGAAAAAGACCTCGTCCTCACCCAATTTCGCCAGCACCAGCTCGATATCTTGGTCAGTACCACGGTCATCGAGGTCGGGGTGGACGTGCCCAATGCCACAGTCATGCTCATTGAACATGCGGAGCGCTTTGGTCTGGCCCAACTGCATCAGTTGCGCGGTCGGGTCGGTAGGGGAGCAGCCCAGAGCTACTGTCTGTTAATGCACTACACCCAGTCAGAAGCGGCGCAGCAGCGTCTACAGGTGCTGGTCAACTTCCAGGATGGCTTTGCTATCGCCGAGATGGACCTGCGCCTGCGCGGTCCCGGCGCGGTCTTGGGCACCCGCCAGTCCGGTCTGCCCGACCTCGCCCTCAGTTCACTGAGCACCGACCAGCAGACCCTCACCCTCGCCCGCCAGGAAGCACAACATCTCCTCCAGCGCGACCCAGCCCTCAAAGACCATCCTCTCTTACACCAGGAAGTCCAACGCCGACTGGAAAAGCAGTTGGGAGCGCAGGTTCTAAACTAG
- a CDS encoding response regulator transcription factor, whose amino-acid sequence MTRLLLIDNDPLYLELLRDILEGYGFEVVCAQDGSTALSQLAQQIPDLILCEAVLPGIDGYTLLDTVRQTPAYAQLPMLLVSVRGGVNNRVMALRRGADAFLTKPFEPEELVAHIQAILRRVNHSSTEKSTQSLPRFTPMEEEILKHLILGKSNKVIAEQMGIARRTVEGHIRFILMKTGLHNRTELTHWALKVGLG is encoded by the coding sequence ATGACCAGACTCTTACTAATTGACAATGACCCGCTTTACTTGGAATTACTGAGGGATATCCTCGAGGGTTATGGCTTTGAGGTGGTGTGTGCCCAGGATGGCTCGACAGCCTTGAGCCAGTTGGCCCAACAGATACCCGATCTCATTTTATGTGAGGCGGTTTTACCGGGAATAGATGGCTACACCCTGCTCGATACAGTGCGCCAAACGCCCGCCTATGCCCAACTCCCTATGCTCCTCGTCTCGGTGCGCGGGGGGGTCAACAACCGGGTCATGGCCCTGCGCAGAGGAGCGGATGCCTTTCTGACCAAGCCTTTTGAGCCTGAGGAGTTGGTAGCTCACATCCAAGCTATCTTGCGCCGGGTAAACCATTCGAGCACCGAAAAATCGACGCAATCGCTACCCCGGTTCACGCCGATGGAGGAGGAAATCCTCAAACATCTCATCTTAGGAAAATCCAACAAAGTAATCGCCGAGCAAATGGGTATTGCTCGCCGGACTGTAGAAGGGCACATCCGGTTTATTCTGATGAAAACAGGGCTGCATAACCGGACTGAACTGACGCACTGGGCGCTGAAAGTGGGCTTGGGATAA
- a CDS encoding GAF domain-containing sensor histidine kinase: MPPRTDNLETRFVRPEPLTLASKPPTREEALGLLAELAEELNATPTLEGLLGTLGRRLHPLVAFDRCTLAVRVATDAYTLYDIFSGGLWTQGETSPLQKGWPGWTITTAEFCIIDPLADVHPPSGDHFGVVYGAKALILLPLGSHGEVFGSLNLSTYEPGAYPPDLRNLVHLLALYLGGHLSALACQQRMALTLEDLTELRQTPDEARVHQLNEVNRALAQQVAQRTAQLQQTRDFEVALQHITDKIRDSLDERQILQTAVTGLAQTLKAKACHAALYSPQKNRSTVCYEACDPDFPSLLGHVVQLEASDSRIEVNAVRLLSQLHCHYEQMLLCPVEAPSGLIDAVTGHLTVVNQDPETPFSDREVRLVQQVADQCAIALRQSRLYQAVQQQGATLERLGQLKDDFLSTVSHELRTPVSNMKMAIHMLKSYPDPRQCPQYLDILERECNREIALINDLLDLHNLTENTRPLYLEEVPLLSWLNQLLQPFWARTHERSQQLELSIAEGMPNLFTERASLERVLVELLNNACKYTPANACILLRCRVNPEALPEPQIELEVSNSGSEIPAVELPFIFEKFYRIPSHDPWQQGGTGLGLSLVKKLVARLGGNIQASSTPALTSFTVSLPWPH; this comes from the coding sequence ATGCCTCCCCGAACTGATAATCTGGAAACGCGTTTTGTACGCCCTGAGCCCCTTACCCTGGCAAGTAAACCGCCGACTAGGGAGGAAGCCCTTGGGCTATTAGCGGAACTTGCCGAAGAACTCAATGCCACCCCGACTCTAGAAGGACTCTTGGGTACCCTGGGCCGTCGGCTACACCCGTTGGTAGCCTTTGACCGCTGTACCCTGGCGGTGCGGGTGGCTACGGACGCCTATACCCTCTACGATATCTTTTCGGGGGGGCTCTGGACTCAAGGAGAAACCAGCCCACTCCAGAAGGGCTGGCCGGGTTGGACCATCACGACCGCTGAATTTTGCATTATCGACCCTCTGGCGGATGTGCACCCTCCTTCAGGAGACCATTTCGGGGTGGTGTACGGGGCAAAGGCCCTCATCCTGTTACCCTTGGGGAGCCACGGGGAAGTCTTTGGGAGCTTGAACCTCAGTACCTATGAGCCCGGAGCCTATCCTCCAGACCTGCGCAATCTGGTGCACCTCTTGGCGCTCTATCTGGGTGGACACCTGAGTGCGCTTGCCTGCCAACAGCGCATGGCGCTGACTTTGGAGGACCTCACAGAACTACGCCAGACCCCAGACGAAGCCAGGGTGCACCAACTGAACGAGGTCAATCGTGCCTTGGCGCAACAGGTGGCCCAGCGCACTGCACAACTCCAACAGACACGCGACTTTGAAGTAGCCCTCCAACACATCACGGACAAAATCCGCGACAGCCTGGACGAGCGCCAGATCCTCCAGACTGCCGTGACCGGACTGGCGCAGACCCTCAAGGCCAAAGCCTGCCACGCCGCCCTTTACAGCCCTCAAAAAAACCGCTCTACCGTCTGCTACGAAGCTTGCGACCCGGACTTTCCCTCGTTACTTGGTCATGTGGTGCAGCTAGAAGCGAGCGACTCACGGATTGAGGTCAATGCTGTTCGCCTGCTGAGCCAGCTCCATTGCCATTACGAGCAGATGCTCCTCTGTCCGGTCGAGGCCCCCTCCGGCCTCATAGACGCGGTGACCGGGCATCTCACGGTTGTTAATCAAGACCCAGAGACGCCCTTCAGCGACCGTGAAGTCCGCTTGGTCCAGCAGGTAGCCGACCAATGCGCCATCGCCTTGCGGCAGAGCCGCCTCTACCAAGCCGTTCAGCAACAAGGGGCGACGTTGGAGCGTCTGGGCCAACTTAAGGACGATTTCCTCAGCACAGTCTCCCATGAGTTACGCACGCCCGTCTCCAACATGAAGATGGCGATTCACATGCTCAAGAGCTATCCTGACCCCAGGCAATGCCCACAGTACCTGGACATTCTCGAGCGTGAGTGCAACCGTGAAATCGCCTTGATCAACGACCTGCTCGATCTCCATAATCTTACAGAGAACACCCGCCCGCTCTACTTGGAAGAAGTGCCCCTGCTGTCCTGGTTGAACCAACTCCTCCAGCCCTTCTGGGCGCGTACCCACGAGCGTTCCCAGCAGCTTGAACTGAGCATCGCTGAGGGAATGCCTAACCTCTTTACCGAACGCGCCAGCCTCGAACGTGTGCTGGTTGAACTGTTGAACAATGCCTGCAAATACACCCCCGCTAACGCATGCATCCTCCTCCGGTGTCGGGTGAATCCTGAGGCCCTTCCAGAACCGCAGATCGAGCTGGAAGTAAGCAACTCCGGCAGCGAAATCCCAGCGGTGGAGTTGCCGTTTATCTTTGAGAAGTTTTATCGGATTCCCAGCCATGATCCCTGGCAGCAAGGAGGGACCGGCCTGGGGCTCTCTCTGGTCAAAAAGCTGGTCGCCCGCCTCGGAGGGAACATCCAGGCCAGCAGCACCCCAGCGCTCACTTCCTTCACCGTGAGCCTGCCCTGGCCGCACTGA
- a CDS encoding polysaccharide biosynthesis/export family protein — protein sequence MLKRIVLLTALALTPPATAAVLLSPADRVHIAVVDAEELTGDYIIRSDGTISFNQFGPVPAAGGDELALQERLRQVLQRYLKYPAVAVRLQAAGPINVVVTGAVYRPGPIILSVATLNGPPTQVVGAPLPALPQVVGVGPQLAPAGLGDGQGDLAPLRTLATAIKAAGGILPNADLERVALMRGGVTRTLDLRSALEDSSGADTTAIEEPLLAGDRIHIPRGNKVLQVALQRSQLAPEQIQVTVSGANLPNGGQVLLPTGSRLVDGLTAAGATGGSFLGNGRTVTLSRLDPATGQPLQTRLALDAAVQGESPYLLQGDAVYVSEGSASNFLDVLGRLTPFAFFLNLFKP from the coding sequence ATGCTTAAACGCATTGTGTTACTGACGGCTCTGGCCCTTACGCCTCCGGCGACAGCGGCGGTCTTATTGAGCCCTGCTGACCGGGTGCACATCGCGGTTGTGGACGCGGAAGAGTTGACGGGCGACTATATCATCCGCAGCGATGGCACTATTTCTTTTAACCAGTTCGGACCCGTCCCGGCGGCGGGAGGGGATGAATTGGCGCTCCAGGAGCGGTTGCGTCAAGTTTTGCAGCGCTACCTCAAATACCCAGCGGTGGCTGTGCGCCTCCAGGCGGCAGGGCCTATCAACGTGGTGGTCACAGGCGCGGTCTATCGACCCGGTCCGATAATCCTCAGCGTCGCCACCCTCAATGGCCCGCCGACCCAGGTCGTCGGGGCTCCTTTGCCCGCCCTGCCACAGGTGGTCGGGGTGGGCCCACAACTGGCCCCTGCGGGGCTGGGGGATGGGCAGGGGGATCTTGCCCCCCTGCGGACCCTGGCGACTGCGATCAAAGCCGCTGGCGGAATTTTACCCAATGCCGACTTAGAGCGGGTGGCCCTCATGCGGGGGGGGGTGACGCGCACCCTCGACCTGCGCTCGGCCCTAGAAGATAGCTCGGGTGCGGATACCACAGCGATAGAGGAGCCGCTGCTGGCTGGGGACCGCATTCATATCCCTAGGGGCAATAAAGTTTTGCAAGTGGCCCTCCAGCGCTCCCAACTGGCCCCAGAGCAGATCCAGGTCACCGTCAGCGGAGCCAACCTACCCAATGGCGGGCAAGTGCTCTTGCCGACCGGTTCCAGGCTGGTGGATGGTCTGACTGCGGCTGGAGCGACGGGCGGGAGTTTTTTGGGCAATGGACGCACGGTCACCCTGAGCCGCCTTGACCCGGCCACTGGACAACCGCTCCAGACCCGTCTTGCGCTGGATGCAGCGGTCCAAGGAGAGAGCCCCTATCTGTTGCAGGGGGACGCGGTCTATGTCTCTGAGGGGTCTGCGTCCAATTTCCTGGATGTGCTGGGCCGCTTGACGCCTTTTGCCTTTTTTCTGAACCTGTTCAAGCCCTAA
- a CDS encoding glycosyltransferase family 4 protein, with protein sequence MRICIITPKLLRTDGQGRVNYEIAQHLLKQGHEVVAVATVIEPELKGHLLWREVTLPTWVKVALGKDHFFWSQAGQAIAHERFDIVHVNGLSYGPTDVNACHFVHRSWLRSPYHASRHFRGSYALYQNLYSRWMARWEKQAYQQSRRVVAISEFVRDSLIHDVGVEPSKITVIPNGVDRREFRPLEPGEPNLVRTELQLSDAAFLVFFTGDITLNRKNLDLVLHALVRAAPEVHLAVVGASQRSPYPALAQALGVRQRVHFLGQRSDVAALLRGADCFVLPAHYDPFSLVVLEALASAVPVITAPTVGCARFIDPGRNGLILRHSNDLAGLVRALDGLVADRTRARALGLAGRAVALPLSWQTMAQRYEHLYQSLAETRPLSRQHKL encoded by the coding sequence ATGCGTATTTGTATCATCACGCCCAAACTACTACGGACGGATGGTCAGGGCCGGGTGAACTATGAGATTGCACAACATCTACTGAAGCAAGGCCATGAGGTGGTTGCAGTCGCGACGGTCATCGAGCCCGAACTCAAAGGGCACCTCCTCTGGCGTGAGGTCACCCTGCCCACCTGGGTAAAAGTGGCACTGGGCAAGGATCATTTTTTCTGGTCGCAGGCGGGGCAGGCGATAGCCCACGAGCGTTTTGACATCGTGCACGTCAATGGCCTGAGCTATGGTCCGACGGATGTAAATGCCTGTCATTTCGTCCATCGGAGTTGGCTGCGGTCGCCCTACCACGCCTCGCGCCACTTTCGGGGGAGTTACGCCCTTTACCAGAACCTGTACAGCCGTTGGATGGCCCGCTGGGAAAAACAAGCCTACCAGCAGTCCCGCCGGGTGGTGGCTATCTCCGAGTTTGTGCGTGACTCGTTGATCCACGATGTCGGGGTGGAGCCTTCGAAGATCACCGTCATCCCCAACGGAGTAGACCGCAGGGAGTTCCGGCCCCTCGAACCGGGTGAGCCCAATCTGGTGCGCACCGAGCTACAGCTTTCGGACGCGGCTTTTCTGGTTTTTTTCACCGGGGACATCACCCTCAACCGCAAAAACCTGGATCTGGTCCTCCATGCCCTAGTTCGGGCGGCTCCTGAGGTTCACTTGGCGGTGGTGGGAGCCAGTCAGCGTAGCCCCTACCCGGCTTTGGCCCAAGCGTTGGGAGTGCGCCAGCGGGTACATTTTTTGGGTCAGCGCAGTGATGTGGCTGCGCTACTTAGAGGGGCTGACTGCTTTGTGCTCCCGGCGCACTACGACCCTTTCTCCCTGGTTGTCCTTGAGGCACTCGCCAGCGCAGTCCCCGTCATCACCGCTCCGACCGTAGGTTGTGCTCGCTTTATCGACCCTGGTCGCAATGGGTTGATCCTCAGGCACAGCAACGACTTGGCAGGGTTGGTGCGTGCGCTCGATGGGCTGGTCGCTGACCGGACCCGCGCCCGTGCCTTGGGCCTTGCAGGGCGGGCTGTGGCCCTGCCCTTGAGTTGGCAGACCATGGCCCAGCGCTATGAACATCTCTATCAATCCTTGGCTGAAACCAGACCGCTGAGCCGACAGCACAAGCTTTAA
- a CDS encoding nucleotidyltransferase family protein yields MNAYILAAGKGNRLRPLTDTLPKPLVPFLNRPLLSYLLDHVRPHVGHIRLNVAHNKEPLIRYLARQAGVSYFDEGAQPLGSAVTLSQEQAFCRDSTTLVVCGDLLCNWNIEQMVNFHHQKQALVTMVTCQVPDPRRYGVVVTDDEQRVMAFYEKPADPPGSFINCGIYLLAPEVFDYWEVGWNDLGSDVFPGLVARGLPVYAWPLNTLAYWSDIGTPQSYLAAHLALGGENNTIASSAQIAQDARLRQTVVGAGAVVHPRSHLERCVVWPGSVVRAGLRLRSAVVTQDSVLEVQSHA; encoded by the coding sequence ATGAATGCCTATATCCTCGCCGCCGGGAAAGGAAACCGTCTACGTCCCTTGACGGATACCTTGCCCAAACCGCTTGTTCCCTTTTTGAATCGGCCCTTACTCTCCTATCTGCTTGACCATGTGCGCCCGCACGTAGGCCATATCCGCCTCAACGTAGCCCATAACAAGGAACCTCTGATCCGCTATCTAGCCCGACAGGCGGGGGTGAGTTACTTTGACGAAGGCGCGCAGCCGCTGGGGTCGGCGGTCACCCTCAGTCAGGAGCAGGCGTTTTGTCGCGATAGCACGACCTTGGTGGTCTGTGGTGACCTGCTCTGTAACTGGAATATCGAACAGATGGTGAATTTTCACCATCAGAAGCAGGCACTGGTCACGATGGTCACCTGTCAGGTACCCGACCCGAGACGCTATGGAGTGGTGGTCACCGACGACGAGCAGCGGGTCATGGCCTTTTATGAGAAACCAGCGGACCCTCCGGGTTCTTTTATCAACTGCGGGATCTATTTACTTGCACCTGAGGTTTTTGACTATTGGGAGGTGGGGTGGAACGACCTGGGATCGGATGTCTTCCCAGGTCTGGTGGCGCGGGGATTGCCGGTCTATGCGTGGCCCTTGAACACGCTGGCCTATTGGAGTGATATCGGGACTCCCCAGAGCTATTTGGCTGCGCATCTCGCGCTGGGTGGGGAGAACAACACCATTGCTAGTTCGGCCCAGATTGCCCAGGATGCCCGCTTGCGCCAGACTGTGGTCGGGGCCGGGGCGGTGGTCCATCCACGTTCGCACCTAGAGCGCTGTGTGGTCTGGCCGGGATCGGTGGTCCGAGCGGGTTTGCGCCTGCGTTCGGCGGTGGTCACCCAAGACAGCGTCCTGGAGGTTCAGTCCCATGCTTAA